From a single Actinomyces viscosus genomic region:
- a CDS encoding ATP-binding cassette domain-containing protein — protein MLLDEPTKGLGPAAAEQIRQIIVTLARQEGRTIIVSSQVLSEIEQIADTVGIISAGGLRYQGPLSGLDSDGVIEMTVSAPQPSPRF, from the coding sequence ATGCTGCTGGACGAGCCCACCAAGGGGCTCGGCCCGGCCGCAGCGGAACAGATCCGTCAGATCATCGTCACCCTGGCCCGCCAGGAGGGCAGGACGATCATCGTCTCCTCCCAGGTTCTCTCGGAGATCGAGCAGATCGCCGACACCGTGGGCATCATCAGTGCCGGGGGCCTGCGCTACCAGGGCCCCCTGTCCGGGCTGGACAGCGACGGCGTCATCGAGATGACCGTCTCCGCGCCACAGCCGTCTCCACGCTTCTGA